A single Primulina eburnea isolate SZY01 chromosome 11, ASM2296580v1, whole genome shotgun sequence DNA region contains:
- the LOC140804804 gene encoding NAC domain-containing protein 37-like yields the protein MMDPSMEYNSCVPPGFRFHPTDDELVGYYLRKKAAAQKIDLDVIRDIDLYRIEPWDLQDKCRIGYEEQKEWYFFSHKDKKYPTGTRTNRATMAGFWKATGRDKAVYDKSKLIGMRKTLVFYKGRAPNGHKTDWIMHEYRLESEENGLPQAKGWVVCRAFKKRSITQTKSSILGWDSAYYYQDVDVSKIMGSIDQITKCKPLNCLAENLACKQESDSAAETLNLVEHSDQFVQLPELDSPSLLPVKKPSSVTELRASNEDDNDDHYIKEYCKSKNVMDWRDLDRFVASQLSHGDAEYEDDHRFSSFEELLTCGEEGPKLNDAILSDCDIGICIFNK from the exons ATGATGGATCCAAGTATGGAGTATAACTCTTGTGTTCCGCCCGGGTTTCGATTTCATCCGACGGACGATGAGCTTGTTGGATACTATCTTAGGAAGAAGGCTGCTGCACAGAAGATAGATCTTGATGTTATAAGAGATATTGATCTGTATAGGATTGAACCATGGGATCTACAAG ATAAATGTCGAATCGGGTATGAAGAGCAAAAAGAGTGGTATTTCTTCAGTCACAAAGACAAGAAGTACCCAACTGGTACAAGAACTAACAGGGCGACGATGGCCGGGTTCTGGAAGGCCACCGGAAGAGATAAAGCAGTATACGATAAATCGAAACTTATCGGTATGAGGAAAACCCTAGTCTTCTACAAAGGAAGGGCACCAAATGGGCATAAAACTGACTGGATCATGCATGAATACAGGCTTGAATCAGAAGAAAATGGTCTTCCACAGGCAA AAGGCTGGGTGGTTTGCCGGGCTTTCAAGAAACGAAGCATAACCCAAACAAAGAGCTCCATTTTAGGGTGGGACTCAGCCTACTATTATCAAGATGTTGATGTCAGCAAAATTATGGGTTCCATCGATCAAATAACCAAATGCAAACCCTTAAACTGTCTAGCCGAAAACTTGGCCTGCAAACAAGAATCAGACTCTGCTGCTGAAACTCTAAATCTCGTTGAGCACTCCGATCAATTTGTACAGCTTCCAGAGTTAGATTCTCCGTCCCTTCTTCCAGTAAAAAAACCGAGCTCCGTAACAGAACTGCGTGCTAGCAATGAGGATGATAATGATGATCATTACATAAAGGAATACTGTAAGTCAAAGAATGTAATGGATTGGAGAGATCTTGACAGATTTGTTGCCTCTCAGCTTAGCCATGGAGATGCTGAATATGAAGATGATCATAGGTTTTCAAGTTTTGAGGAGTTGCTTACGTGTGGGGAAGAAGGACCAAAGTTGAATGATGCAATCTTGAGTGATTGTGATATTGGAATTTGCATATTTAATAAATGA
- the LOC140805963 gene encoding protein BASIC PENTACYSTEINE6-like, giving the protein MMDHNHFTIKTFMAITAERDAAIRERNMALEERKRAFQERDMAMLQRDAAIAERNAAIEERDEAIAAMQYRENSVNEYDTLPDTSGNELPSGDKHIPYQQVHVSEAAFTPRESSRVDVLTVTEAPETAKSRKGRQPKDGKPTKSAKSARIGKRSSEGLSKPVNSVASNGWNKEQVLESNEEDLDKPVSWKDNLGLNQISFDDSAMPVPVCTCTGSPQPCYRWGSGGWQSACCTTTISMYPLPQAANRRYSRVGGRKMSGSAFSKLLNRLAAEGYDFSTPLDLKSHWAKHGTNRYSTLK; this is encoded by the exons ATGATG GACCACAATCACTTTACCATAAAGACATTCATGGCCATCACGGCTGAGAGAGATGCTGCCATCCGAGAGAGGAACATGGCACTAGAGGAGAGAAAGAGGGCTTTCCAAGAGCGAGATATGGCAATGCTGCAGCGTGATGCTGCAATTGCCGAGCGAAATGCTGCCATAGAGGAGAGAGACGAAGCAATTGCTGCTATGCAATATCGAGAGAATTCAGTTAATGAATATGACACTCTCCCAGATACATCTGGAAACGAACTACCCAGTGGAGATAAGCACATCCCATACCAGCAAGTCCACGTGTCTGAAGCAGCTTTTACTCCTAGAGAAAGTTCAAGAGTTGATGTGCTCACTGTTACAGAGGCTCCTGAAACAGCAAAATCAAGAAAAGGAAGGCAGCCAAAAGATGGAAAACCAACCAAGTCAGCTAAATCTGCAAGAATTGGTAAAAGATCATCTGAAGGTTTGAGTAAGCCAGTTAACTCTGTGGCATCCAATGGTTGGAACAAGGAGCAAGTTTTGGAGAGCAATGAGGAGGACCTAGATAAGCCCGTTTCATGGAAAGATAATCTAGGTTTGAACCAAATAAGCTTCGATGACTCAGCCATGCCAGTACCGGTTTGCACATGCACAGGATCGCCCCAACCTTGCTACAGATGGGGAAGTGGTGGATGGCAGTCAGCCTGCTGCACGACCACAATTTCAATGTATCCATTGCCTCAGGCGGCCAATAGGCGCTACTCTCGCGTTGGTGGCCGAAAAATGAGTGGCAGTGCATTTAGCAAATTGCTTAATCGGCTTGCTGCTGAGGGATATGATTTCTCTACTCCACTGGATCTTAAATCTCACTGGGCTAAGCATGGCACGAACCGTTACAGCACACTAAAATAG
- the LOC140805964 gene encoding uncharacterized protein, with the protein MRRHCPRMISQTITHLYNVETAISRKNSNLIRNFVTSAQESKPAPSERVSAIVDEVSMLTLLEISDLTEVLRKKMGIEEMPMMGVMMPGMGFAPGMAGVKGKASGGQAGKEEEKKEKTTFDLKLEGGFDAAAKIKIIKEVRACTDLGLKEAKDLVEKAPTLLKKGVPKEEAEKIIEKMTAVGAKVVME; encoded by the coding sequence ATGAGACGCCACTGTCCTCGAATGATCTCTCAAACAATCACGCACCTATACAATGTTGAGACGGCAATTTCCCggaaaaattcaaatttgattcgTAATTTCGTGACTTCAGCTCAGGAATCCAAGCCTGCCCCATCCGAAAGAGTTTCAGCTATCGTGGATGAAGTTTCAATGCTAACATTGCTCGAAATCTCAGACTTAACGGAGGTTTTGCGTAAAAAGATGGGGATTGAAGAAATGCCCATGATGGGGGTTATGATGCCGGGGATGGGATTTGCGCCAGGGATGGCGGGGGTGAAGGGGAAAGCAAGTGGTGGGCAAGCTGGGAAAGAAGAGGAGAAGAAGGAGAAGACGACATTCGACTTGAAGCTTGAGGGTGGTTTCGATGCGGCTGCAAAGATCAAGATAATCAAGGAAGTGAGAGCGTGTACAGATTTGGGGTTGAAAGAGGCCAAGGATCTCGTGGAGAAAGCGCCCACTTTGTTGAAGAAAGGGGTCCCCAAAGAGGAGGCTGAAAAGATTATCGAGAAGATGACGGCTGTAGGAGCAAAAGTTGTAATGGAATGA